In Salvia splendens isolate huo1 unplaced genomic scaffold, SspV2 ctg177, whole genome shotgun sequence, a genomic segment contains:
- the LOC121789221 gene encoding purple acid phosphatase 18-like, giving the protein MASKLFLIMAVVAAALPFAAVADYVRPPPRPILNSSLSSLPPSIPQQVHISLAGANHMRISWITPDENAPSLVVYGTSPNTYPFTAQGESTSYRYLTYRSGTIHHTVIGPLRDSTTYFYKCSGVGPEFQLRTPPSKFPVTFAVTGDLGQTGWTKTTLDHTAKSQHDLLLLPGDLSYADYLQPGWDSFGQLVQPQASARPWMVTQGNHDVEHIPILKRGFIAYNARWKMPYQESGSGSNLFYSFDVAGVHVLMLGSYTDYDVNSDQYKWLKGDLAKVNRGNTPWIVAVLHVPWYNSNTAHQGEGDGMMAAMEPLLHAASVDIVLTGHVHAYERTKRVFNGKSDPCGFVHITIGDGGNREGLASKYKEQPEWSAFREASFGHGVFNVVNITHALWGWHRNDNDQPVAADKVWINSLSSSGCLAKKKKELRKLLLAP; this is encoded by the exons ATGGCTTCAAAACTATTTCTCATCATGGCCGTAGTAGCAGCAGCGCTGCCGTTCGCCGCGGTGGCTGATTATGTTCGACCGCCGCCGCGCCCAATACTTAATTCCTCGTTGAGCTCGCTGCCACCTTCTATTCCTCAGCAG GTCCATATCTCCTTGGCCGGAGCTAACCACATGAGGATCTCATGGATCACACCCGACGAGAACGCTCCAAGCCTCGTCGTATACGGGACGTCGCCCAACACCTACCCCTTCACAGCTCAAGGAGAGAGCACTAGCTACCGTTACCTAACCTACAGATCCGGCACGATCCACCACACAGTCATCGGGCCACTCCGCGACAGCACCACCTACTTCTACAAATGCAGCGGGGTTGGTCCGGAGTTCCAGCTCCGAACCCCGCCGTCCAAGTTTCCCGTGACCTTCGCTGTCACGGGAGATCTAGGTCAGACCGGATGGACAAAGACGACTCTGGACCACACTGCGAAGTCCCAACACGACCTTCTCTTGCTCCCGGGTGACCTTTCCTACGCTGACTACCTGCAGCCCGGATGGGACTCGTTCGGACAACTGGTGCAGCCACAGGCAAGTGCAAGGCCGTGGATGGTCACACAAGGCAACCATGACGTTGAGCATATACCGATACTCAAACGTGGCTTCATCGCCTATAATGCGCGGTGGAAGATGCCGTATCAAGAGAGCGGTTCCGGGTCgaatctgttttattcattcGACGTAGCCGGAGTTCATGTTCTAATGCTTGGTTCCTATACAGATTACGATGTGAACTCCGATCAGTATAAGTGGCTCAAG GGCGATCTTGCGAAGGTGAATCGTGGAAATACACCGTGGATCGTCGCGGTACTCCACGTGCCGTGGTATAACAGCAACACGGCTCATCAAGGTGAAGGTGATGGCATGATGGCAGCAATGGAGCCCTTGCTGCACGCGGCTTCCGTGGACATCGTTTTAACTGGTCATGTTCATGCCTATGAACGCACG AAACGTGTCTTCAATGGCAAATCCGATCCTTGTGGATTTGTACACATTACAATTGGAGATGGTGGGAACCGAGAAGGATTAGCGagcaagtacaaggagcagccTGAGTGGTCTGCCTTTCGCGAAGCAAGTTTCGGCCATGGTGTTTTCAACGTCGTGAATATAACTCACGCACTTTGGGGCTGGCACAGGAACGACAATGATCAACCTGTGGCGGCAGACAAAGTCTGGATAAATTCACTATCGAGTTCAGGGTGCCtggctaaaaagaaaaaagaactcAGAAAACTACTCTTGGCGCCATGA